TTCATTATCAATCTAAACCACCTTATGAATTAGGCCTGGATTTTTTTGGAAAATATGGCTCTGATTCGAATCTCTCCACAGAATATAAATCACGGCTAAAGGAACAGCTCAATGCAAAACACTCTCATTGATGCCGGTCCTTTAATCGCTCTTTTTAATAAAAATGATAAGTATTACCAAGCGATCTCTGATTTCCTAAAAAAATATAAGGGAAGATTAATAAGTACCTGGCCGGTTATCACTGAAGTGTCTCACATGCTCGCCTTCAATGTTCAGGCTCAAATTGATTTTCTAAGATGGATTAGGCTCGGAGGGATAATAATTGAAGAAATAAAATACGAGGGTT
This genomic window from Spirochaeta lutea contains:
- a CDS encoding type II toxin-antitoxin system VapC family toxin: MQNTLIDAGPLIALFNKNDKYYQAISDFLKKYKGRLISTWPVITEVSHMLAFNVQAQIDFLRWIRLGGIIIEEIKYEGLDRIISLSEKYSDIPMDLADASLVYISEKLNIKEIITIDNDYYIYRTIDKEMIKNIFVYE
- a CDS encoding CopG family ribbon-helix-helix protein — encoded protein: MTTVRLNDEIDNKLAQIIEVEKTTKSEIIKKAISEYYEFHYQSKPPYELGLDFFGKYGSDSNLSTEYKSRLKEQLNAKHSH